From the genome of Candidatus Dormiibacterota bacterium, one region includes:
- a CDS encoding BMC domain-containing protein, which yields MPVGALGLVETRGLVGAIEAADAMVKAANVRLIGREQIGGGLVTVMVRGDVGAVKAATDAGAVAAAKVGEVISVHVIPRPHEEVEVILGRDANAAAAASASRS from the coding sequence ATCCCCGTGGGGGCCCTGGGCCTGGTCGAGACCCGGGGCCTGGTGGGCGCCATCGAGGCCGCCGACGCCATGGTCAAGGCCGCCAACGTCCGCCTCATCGGACGCGAGCAGATCGGCGGCGGGCTGGTCACCGTCATGGTCCGCGGCGACGTCGGCGCGGTGAAGGCCGCCACCGACGCCGGTGCGGTCGCCGCCGCCAAGGTCGGCGAGGTGATCTCCGTGCACGTCATCCCCCGCCCTCACGAGGAGGTGGAGGTCATCCTCGGCAGGGATGCCAACGCCGCCGCCGCCGCGAGTGCCTCCAGGTCCTGA